A region of the Candidatus Palauibacter australiensis genome:
ATGCAGGAGCAGGAGCAGGAGCAGCAGGGCGACGGCGAGAACGACGAGGAGAACGACGAGGAAAACGAGGACGAGGGCGAGCCGCAACCGGAGGGCGGCGAGCAGGACCCGGATCCCGAACAGGACCCGCAGAATCAGCCCGAACAGGACCCGGAGCAGGACCAGGATCCGCGGAACCCGAATCCCGAGCAGGGGCCGGGCGAATCGGAACCGCAGCCGCAGGAGGGAACGCCTCCGCCGGGCGAGATGACGCGAGAGGAGGCCGAGCGGCTCCTGGGCGCGATCCGGGAAGATCAGGATGAGGTGAACCGCCAGCCGCGCACGCCGACTCGCGGCACGAGGCCTCGCAGGGACTGGTGATGCGACCCCTTCGACTCCCGGCCCGCAGCGGACGTCCGGCCACCGTCGCCGTGCTCGGCTGGCTCGTGGGCTGCATTCTCGCTCCGGGGACGCTTTCGGGGCAGGGTGTCACGGCCTCGGCGCATCTCGACCGCGGCGAGGTGGGCGTGGGGCAGACCTTCACGCTCAACGTCGTGCTGGAGGGCGTCCAGCGCTTCGACCAGGACCCGGCCCTTCCCGACATGGCCGCCTTCGCCGCCTTCCTGAGCAGCGGGACCCAGACTTCCGTCCGGATCGTGAACGGCCAAACGACCGTCTCCCTCACCGTGCAATACCGTTTCCAGGCGACGACGGAGGGGACGTTCGAGATCGGGCCGGTAACGGTCGAGGCGGGCGGCGAGACGCTGACAACGGAGCCGCTGAGCCTGCGGGTTTCATCAACCCCCCAGCCGGCGCCGGGGGCGGGGGGAGCGCCCGCGGGGCAGCCCTCCGATCCGGGAACCATCGGCCCGGACGACCTCTTCATCGTGGCCGAGCCGGACAAGCGCCGCGTACGGGAGAACGAGCCGGTCATCGTCGAATACCGGCTCTTTACGCGCGTCAACGTGAGTTCGTACGGGGTCACGCGACTCCCCGGCACGGCGGGCTTCTGGGTCGAGGAGTTCGAGCTGCCGCAGCAGCCGCAGGTCGAGCAGGTCGAGCGCGACGGGGTTGCGTACGCGACGGCGGTGATCCGGAAGGTGGCGCTGTACCCGACCGGGCCGGGCACGAAGACGCTCGAGCCGCTCGCGATCGAGGCGCAGGCCCGCGTGCAGCGGCGGTCGCGCGATCCGTTCGACGATGTGTTCGGGGGGGTCTTCAACCGGAGTTCCCTGTTCGGCGACGTCGTGACGGCGGGCGCCGCGTCCCGTCCGGTCGAGATCGAGGTGCTCCCCCTCCCCGCCGAGGGCCGGCCCGCGGACTTCACCGGGCTCGTGGGGGATCTGGCGGTCGAGAGTTCCGTCGACCGGGACAGTCTCGCCGCGAACGAGGCGGTCACGTTGCGCGTGGAGGTGTCGGGTTCCGGCAACCTGAAGGCGCTGGCGCCGCCGGAACTCGCCTTCCCGCCGACCGTGGAGGCCTTTCCGCCCGAGGTGTCGGATCGCCTGCGAACCGCCGACGCGGGCGTCTCGGGGACGCGGAGCTGGGAGTACGTCCTCATCCCCCGTGCGCCCGGAACGCTGACGATACCGGGCGTGGACATGGGGTACTACGACACCGCGGCGGACCGTTACGAGATCGCGTCGGCGGCGCCGGTAGAGCTGCGGGTCACGGGCCGGGCGGTCGAGGACGCGCTGCCGGGAGCACGCGCGCGCGGCTCCGTCGAGGCCCTGCGCTCGGACATCCGCTTCATCCGGATCGACACGCCGCGCTTCCGCCGCCGGGGTGAGACGCTGTTCGACCAGGCATGGTTCTGGATCGTCGCGCTTGCGCCCGTCGGCATGGTCGCGGGCGCGGCCGGGCTGCGCCGCCGCCGCGACCGGCTCGCCGGCGACCGGGCGTACGCTCGCGACCGCCGGGCCGCCCGCGTGGCGAAGAAGCGCCTCGCCCGGGCCGCCGGGCTCGCGGGAGGCGACGATGCGCGCGCCTTCTACGCCGAGACCACCCAGGCGCTCGAGGGGTTCGTCGCCGACAAGCTCGACACTTCCGCGGCCGGGATGATCCGCGACGACCTGCGCGCCGCCCTGCTCCGCCGCGGCGCCCGCGAGCCCGCCGTCGAAGAGTACTTCGCCGTCCTCGAGGACTGCGACCGGCAGCGGTTCGCCCCGGTCGGCGCCGAGATCGAAGAACGCAAGGCCTTTCTGGCCCGCGCCGAGTCCGTGCTGTCCGCCCTGGCGGGAGAACTCCGATGACGGCCGGCCGAACCGGAGGGCGTCGGGGCGGACTCGCGGCGATCGGGCTCCCCGCCGTGGTGCTCGCCCTGGCGCCAACGCTCGCGCTCGCCTCGTCGACCGGTCCGGCCTCGGCGATGGAACTCGCCACCCCGCAGGAAGCTGCGCCCGCCGCGGCGCCCGCCGACCGGTTCCAGGCGGGGAACAGCCTCTACCAGGCCGGAGACCATGAGGGGGCCCTCGAGGCCTGGCTCGGGCTGCACGAGGACGGGTTCGAGAGCGGCGAACTCCACTACAACATCGGCAACGCCTACTTCAGGCTCGGCGAACTGGGCCGGGCCATCCTCTTCTACGAGCGCGCCAAGGTCGCGCTGCCCCGCGATGAGAGCGTGCGGGTGAACCTCGAACTCGCGCGCTCCCTGACCGCCGACCAGATCACGCCGCTTCCCGGATTCTGGGTGCCCCGCGTCGCCAGGTGGGCAGTGCAACTCGTGCCGCGCGCGTGGCTCATCGCGATCCTTGCGCTGGGCTACCTGGGGCTGGCTTCCATCCTGCTCTACCGGCTCCTCTCCACCACACCGCCGCGCTGGACCCGCCACTCCGCCGTGGCCGCCGCCGCCCTCGCCTTCGTCGTCGGCACGAACCTCCTGGTCCGTGAATTCGGCATCGGGCGCGCGGAGCGCGGGGTGATCCTGCAGACGGAGGCCGCCGTCCAGAGCGCGCCCTCCGACGATCCCTCGTTGCAGCTGTTCACGATTCACGAGGGGGCCGTGGTCCGGATCGACCGGAGATCGAGCGACTGGCTTGAGATCGTGCTGGAGGACGGAAAGGTCGGCTGGGTCCGGGCCGGAGACCTCGAAACGATCTAGCCGCCCGAGTCCTGGCGATCCCGCGAACCTGTGGGAATCGCGTTTCGCCGGCGCATTTCCGTCGTGTAGTATTCCCAGAGCAGGCGCGCCGCCACGCTCCGCCAGGGTCGCCAGCCGCGGGCGATGTCACGGAGCGTTTTTTCGTCGGGACGCTGCTCGAGGCCGAGCGCATGGCCCGCCGCGTTACGCAGCGCAAGGTCGCCCGCCGGGAAGACGTCGCTGTGGCCGGCACAGAAGAGGAGATAGACCTCGGCCGTCCACACGCCGATCCCCTTGAGGGCCGTCATGGCCGCGATGGATGCCTCGGCCGGCATGAGGCACAGCGCCTGGGGGTCGAGCCGACCGCTTTGAACCGCCTCAGCGGCGCCCTTGAGCGTCGCCTCCTTCGACCGGGACAGCCCGATCCGGCGGCACTGCGCATCGGAGAGCCCGGCGACCCGTGCGGGCTCGCAACCTTCCGCCTCCTCGACGAGCCGCTCCCAGATCGCGGTGGCCGCCGCCTTCGAGACCATCTGCGCGACGATCGTCCGGGCGAGGCCCTCGAAGCCCGCGGGCCTTCGCCGCAGCGGCACCGCCCCCGCCTTTTCGACCACATCGGCGAGCCGTCCGTCGATCCGCACCAACGCCGCGAGGCCCTCGGCGATGTCGTCCGGCGTTTCTATCGTTCTCCCCTGCATTCTCCCCCTCCGCGCGTTCCCGCGGGAACGTTTCGACGGGTGCTTCGACCGGTCTCTGGCCGATCCGTGTGCCTGACGTCAGTCTTATTGCGTGAAACGTCGAACGCTGATCAAGACCGTGGGCGCCGCGGCGCTGGGCTCGAGTCTCGGCGCGTGCTCCCCCGCCTGGCGCCGTCTTCCGCCGGGCTCCACTGCGTCGAGCCTCCCCCTCCTCCGCGTCGCGCGGGACCGCGTCATTCGGACCACCGTGGGTCTCAGACCCTTCCGGCCCGCCGGTTTCCGCGTAGCCATGGAGCGGCTGGACGAGAAGACGGTCATCCACAACTACGGCCACGGCGGCGCGGGGATCTCCCTTTCGTGGGGGACGGGACTGCTCGTGTCGGAACTGGCCGAACCTCATCCTTCGAGGCAAGCCGCCGTCATCGGAGCCGGCGCGGTCGGCCTCGCCACCGCGCGGCAACTCCAGCGCCGCGGGTTCGACGTGACGATCCACGCGCGCGCCCTCCCGCCCGACACGACCTCGAACATGGCCTACGCCGGGTTCTCGCCGCTCTCCAACCTGGTGTCGGCGCCGGAACGGACTCCGGCCTTCGACGCGCAGTTCGACCGGGCCGTTCGCGCATCCTACGAGCAGATGCAGCTGTTCGCCGGAGCCGGACGCGGCGTGTCGTGGATGACGACGTACACGTGGACGAACCGCCTCTCGAGTCGGCGGCCGGAAGACTCCGGACTCGACGAGACCGAGAGCGGCCTCGACCCGGACGTCGACGTGGGCGCTACCGTGCTGCAGCCGGGAGAACACCCCTTCCCCGGCACCTACGCTCTCCGCCGGCCGACGCTCCGCATCGAGCCGTCGATCTTTCTCGACCGGCTGATGGAGGAGTTCCTCCTTTTCGGCGGACGCGTGCGGATCCGGAGCTTCGAGGCACCGCGCGACCTCATGTCGCTCGACGAACCGCTCATCGCCAACTGCACCGGTCTCGGCTCGCGGGCCCTGTTCGGCGACGACACGATGACCCCGATCAAGGGCCAGCTCACCTTCCTCGCTCCGCAGCCCGGGATCGACTACAGCCTCGAAGGCAGCGCGCCGGGCGGCGGCCGCATCGGGATTCTCCCGCGTTCGGACGGGATCGCGCTCGGACACGTGATGGAGCGCGGCGACTGGAGCCTGGAACCGATCGAGGAGGCGATCGCGACCCGGCTCGACCGCGCGGGCCGGCTCATGGCGGCGATGGCGGACCACCCCTCGGGACTCGGCGGGGTCGCCGCCGTCCCCCGGTCACCCGCGATGCGTCACGCGCTCGAAGGCAACCCCGTGCCGGCGACCCCGCCCCCGGTCGAGAGCTTCTTCGACATCCAGTCCTAGCAGCCCGTGGAAAAACCTGCGTCAGTCGCCGAACCGGTCCGCCAGCCGTTCGCGAAGCCTGCGCCCGACCGCCTCGAGCACGGCGGCGTCCTCCTCCGCGACACCCCGCACCGAGAGCGTGACGCCCGGCGCAATCTCGATCCGCGCCCATCTTTCCACCTCGCCCAGGGGACCGTCGCCGCAGTCCGCCAGCTCCCGGAGCGCGACCAGCAACGCGGCCAACTCCGGATCGTCGTCGGGAGACGCCGCCGCTGCGCGAGGCCAGTACGCTTCCTCCTCCCGCACCATCAGCCTGTCGTCGAGGGCCGCATGCCGAGCCCGGGGGTCGGCGAAGGCGACGGGCGCCTCGGGGCGTTCCGCCGCGTCCGCCGTGCGTAGCGGGGAACTCGCTCCGGCGGAGGAGCCGGAGAGGAGGTCGGCGGTCACGGCGATGCGTCCGTCCGCAACGCCCGCGATCAACTCCGGCGACGATCCCTCGAACACGGCGCCGATCTCGCGGAGCGGGGTCGCGGGCACCGTCCCCGCCCCCTCCGCCTCGCGGACGCGCCGAACGAAGAGGAGCCGGTCCCGCACGAGCTTCGGATAGCGGGTCTTCGGCCCCCTCCGGCCGACGCGCGGAAGCAGTCCGACCTGCACGTAGTAGGCGATCGTGCGCCGGCTGAACCCCGTCTCCTCTTCCAACTCCCGGGCCGTGTAGCTGCGCATGCCGTTCCCGCCGTTCCGATGCATGAGTGACATATACTGTCGTTTACCGACGACAGCCGTTGACTTGTCAGAATCTCCTCGTTACTGTCAACAGCGTATCAACACTGACAATATCAAGGAGGGGAGAGATGAACCAGATTACGACCGCCATCGCCGGACTTGAGATCGGCGAACCGACCTTCTGCGGCGGCCTCACCGTGTTCCCCCTGCTTTCCCGGGAGACCTCGCATCTCGATTACCTGCTGCTGGGAGACGGGCTTCGCGAGGACCGGGTCACCGTGCGCGAGGTGTCCATGGGGGGCAGCGTCCCCGACCTCGAGGTGGAGAACCGGGCCGACCGTCCCCTGCTCATCGTGGACGGCGAGGAACTCGTCGGCGCGAAGCAGAACCGGGTCGCCAACCTCACGCTGCTGCTCCCCGCCGGGAAGACGACGATCATCCCGGTCTCGTGCGTAGAGCAGGGCCGCTGGTCGTACGACAGCCCCGGGTTCCAGGTGACGAACCGAATGCACTTCGCCAGCGGCCGCGCGGAGCGATACGCGAGCGTGCAGGAGTCGATGCGCAGCGAGGGGACGCGGCGCTCCGATCAGGGCCGGGTGTGGAGTGCGATCGACGACAAGGCCGTGGCGATGGACGCCCCCTCGGAGACCGGCGCCATGAGCGAGATCTTCGAGCGTCACGCGACGGCGCTGGACGACTACGTACGGGGAGTAGAGGTCGCTCCGGATCAGCTCGGCGCCATCTTCGCGGTGGCGGGGAGCAACTACGGACTGGACCTGTTCGACCGTCACGCCACCTTCGCCGCGTTCCTCCCCAGGTTGGTGCGAAGCTACGGTGTCGATGCGCTGGAACGGCGCTCGGAGGGGGACGCGGCGGCACCGGCCTCCGCGGCGCGGCAGTTCCTCGACCGCTTGCGAGCGGGATCCTTCGATGACCACCCGGCGGTCGGCCTCGGGCGCGACGTGGGGATCGTCGCCGAACGCGCCATCGGA
Encoded here:
- a CDS encoding tetratricopeptide repeat protein; the protein is LEALLEAPDSPVIRFNDGNALYRGENYESALESFRAAVESGDPELAGAAWYNLGNTLYRQGALPESLEAFKQALRADPADADAKHNLERVLEQMQEQEQEQQGDGENDEENDEENEDEGEPQPEGGEQDPDPEQDPQNQPEQDPEQDQDPRNPNPEQGPGESEPQPQEGTPPPGEMTREEAERLLGAIREDQDEVNRQPRTPTRGTRPRRDW
- a CDS encoding FAD-dependent oxidoreductase; the encoded protein is MKRRTLIKTVGAAALGSSLGACSPAWRRLPPGSTASSLPLLRVARDRVIRTTVGLRPFRPAGFRVAMERLDEKTVIHNYGHGGAGISLSWGTGLLVSELAEPHPSRQAAVIGAGAVGLATARQLQRRGFDVTIHARALPPDTTSNMAYAGFSPLSNLVSAPERTPAFDAQFDRAVRASYEQMQLFAGAGRGVSWMTTYTWTNRLSSRRPEDSGLDETESGLDPDVDVGATVLQPGEHPFPGTYALRRPTLRIEPSIFLDRLMEEFLLFGGRVRIRSFEAPRDLMSLDEPLIANCTGLGSRALFGDDTMTPIKGQLTFLAPQPGIDYSLEGSAPGGGRIGILPRSDGIALGHVMERGDWSLEPIEEAIATRLDRAGRLMAAMADHPSGLGGVAAVPRSPAMRHALEGNPVPATPPPVESFFDIQS
- a CDS encoding BatD family protein; the encoded protein is MRPLRLPARSGRPATVAVLGWLVGCILAPGTLSGQGVTASAHLDRGEVGVGQTFTLNVVLEGVQRFDQDPALPDMAAFAAFLSSGTQTSVRIVNGQTTVSLTVQYRFQATTEGTFEIGPVTVEAGGETLTTEPLSLRVSSTPQPAPGAGGAPAGQPSDPGTIGPDDLFIVAEPDKRRVRENEPVIVEYRLFTRVNVSSYGVTRLPGTAGFWVEEFELPQQPQVEQVERDGVAYATAVIRKVALYPTGPGTKTLEPLAIEAQARVQRRSRDPFDDVFGGVFNRSSLFGDVVTAGAASRPVEIEVLPLPAEGRPADFTGLVGDLAVESSVDRDSLAANEAVTLRVEVSGSGNLKALAPPELAFPPTVEAFPPEVSDRLRTADAGVSGTRSWEYVLIPRAPGTLTIPGVDMGYYDTAADRYEIASAAPVELRVTGRAVEDALPGARARGSVEALRSDIRFIRIDTPRFRRRGETLFDQAWFWIVALAPVGMVAGAAGLRRRRDRLAGDRAYARDRRAARVAKKRLARAAGLAGGDDARAFYAETTQALEGFVADKLDTSAAGMIRDDLRAALLRRGAREPAVEEYFAVLEDCDRQRFAPVGAEIEERKAFLARAESVLSALAGELR
- a CDS encoding tetratricopeptide repeat protein; the protein is MTAGRTGGRRGGLAAIGLPAVVLALAPTLALASSTGPASAMELATPQEAAPAAAPADRFQAGNSLYQAGDHEGALEAWLGLHEDGFESGELHYNIGNAYFRLGELGRAILFYERAKVALPRDESVRVNLELARSLTADQITPLPGFWVPRVARWAVQLVPRAWLIAILALGYLGLASILLYRLLSTTPPRWTRHSAVAAAALAFVVGTNLLVREFGIGRAERGVILQTEAAVQSAPSDDPSLQLFTIHEGAVVRIDRRSSDWLEIVLEDGKVGWVRAGDLETI
- a CDS encoding DNA-3-methyladenine glycosylase, which translates into the protein MQGRTIETPDDIAEGLAALVRIDGRLADVVEKAGAVPLRRRPAGFEGLARTIVAQMVSKAAATAIWERLVEEAEGCEPARVAGLSDAQCRRIGLSRSKEATLKGAAEAVQSGRLDPQALCLMPAEASIAAMTALKGIGVWTAEVYLLFCAGHSDVFPAGDLALRNAAGHALGLEQRPDEKTLRDIARGWRPWRSVAARLLWEYYTTEMRRRNAIPTGSRDRQDSGG